A genomic region of Streptomyces sp. R33 contains the following coding sequences:
- a CDS encoding cupin domain-containing protein, producing the protein MSTSEHGPASFAVSVPDAELEAEDLDPGQILSGEPVVTGKVLWESPDGKQLRGIWQITEGVVTDTEANELFVVVSGRATIEVEGGETLEVGPGSACVLREGDKTTWTVHETLRKAYHISY; encoded by the coding sequence ATGAGCACCAGTGAGCACGGCCCCGCCTCGTTCGCCGTATCCGTACCGGATGCCGAGCTGGAGGCCGAGGACCTCGATCCCGGCCAGATCCTCTCCGGCGAGCCCGTCGTGACGGGCAAGGTGCTGTGGGAGTCCCCCGACGGCAAGCAGCTGCGCGGCATCTGGCAGATCACCGAGGGCGTGGTGACCGACACCGAGGCCAACGAGCTGTTCGTCGTGGTCAGCGGCCGCGCCACCATCGAGGTCGAGGGCGGGGAGACCCTTGAGGTGGGCCCCGGCTCCGCCTGCGTGCTCCGGGAGGGCGACAAGACCACCTGGACCGTCCACGAGACGCTGCGCAAGGCATACCACATCAGCTACTAG
- a CDS encoding class I SAM-dependent methyltransferase has translation MDPRDTRAFYDELADRYDLLYADWDAGIARQGRALDALLTACLGPGPHRVLDNACGIGTQALGLAALGHRVTGTDLSPPSAARAGREAAARGLALSTAAADMRALPFRDGSFDAVVCADNALPHLLTAGDVCTALAETLRVLRPGGLLLLSTRPYGELRRDRPQSDGPHVRTGPDGRTVSFQLWQWHEDGERYDLELFQLLPSGTPGRETWTTRTARATYWALPEEETAAHARRTGFAETVWHPAQATGFHQPVLSARRPG, from the coding sequence ATGGACCCCCGGGACACCCGTGCCTTCTACGACGAACTCGCCGACCGGTACGACCTCCTGTACGCGGACTGGGACGCGGGCATCGCCCGCCAGGGCCGGGCGCTGGACGCCCTGCTCACCGCCTGCCTGGGCCCCGGCCCGCACCGCGTCCTCGACAACGCCTGCGGAATCGGCACCCAGGCCCTCGGCCTGGCGGCGCTGGGCCACCGGGTCACCGGGACCGACCTGAGCCCGCCCTCGGCCGCCCGCGCCGGCCGCGAGGCGGCGGCGCGCGGGCTCGCCCTGTCCACCGCGGCCGCGGACATGCGGGCCCTGCCCTTCCGGGACGGCTCCTTCGACGCGGTCGTGTGCGCGGACAACGCCCTGCCGCACCTCCTGACGGCCGGCGACGTGTGCACCGCCCTGGCCGAAACCCTGCGGGTGCTGCGCCCGGGCGGCCTGCTGCTGCTCTCGACCCGCCCGTACGGCGAACTGCGGCGCGACCGGCCGCAGAGCGACGGCCCGCACGTGCGGACGGGCCCGGACGGACGGACCGTCAGCTTCCAGCTCTGGCAGTGGCACGAGGACGGAGAGCGGTACGACCTGGAGCTGTTCCAGCTGCTGCCGTCCGGTACGCCCGGCCGCGAGACGTGGACCACCCGGACGGCCAGGGCCACGTACTGGGCGTTGCCCGAAGAGGAGACGGCGGCCCACGCGCGCCGGACCGGGTTCGCCGAAACGGTGTGGCACCCGGCGCAGGCCACCGGATTCCACCAGCCGGTGCTCAGCGCCCGTCGGCCCGGCTGA
- a CDS encoding carbohydrate kinase family protein, which produces MTAPGALLVVGDVVTDVVAVHPEPLTPATDTAARIRTLPGGAGANAACWAAHAGVAEVRLLARVGTESARWHEQSLRDCGVRPRLVIDAAEPTGTVVALVGKDAERTFLTDSGAALRLCPEDWAPALLDGAAHLHLSGYLFFADSSRELALVALRAARARGVPVSVDPASAGFLVALGPQRFLDAVAGVGVLLPNEDEARLLAGLPAAAGAARAAAELSRRVPLVVVTRGAAGALVAEAGRVTAEVSAESAQAVDSTGAGDAFTGGFLAARLAGAAPVDAARAGCRAAAQAVTRLGGRP; this is translated from the coding sequence GTGACCGCGCCCGGGGCGCTGCTGGTCGTCGGGGACGTGGTGACGGACGTCGTGGCCGTGCATCCGGAGCCGCTGACCCCGGCCACGGACACGGCCGCGCGGATCCGGACCCTGCCGGGCGGCGCCGGAGCCAATGCGGCCTGCTGGGCGGCCCACGCGGGGGTGGCGGAGGTACGCCTGCTGGCGCGGGTCGGCACGGAATCCGCCCGGTGGCACGAGCAGTCGCTGCGGGACTGCGGGGTGCGGCCGCGGCTGGTGATCGATGCGGCCGAGCCGACCGGGACGGTGGTGGCGCTGGTCGGCAAGGACGCGGAGCGGACCTTCCTCACCGACAGCGGCGCCGCGCTGCGGCTGTGCCCCGAGGACTGGGCGCCGGCCCTGCTGGACGGGGCGGCCCATCTGCACCTGTCCGGCTACCTCTTCTTCGCCGACAGCAGCCGGGAACTGGCCCTCGTCGCGCTGCGGGCGGCCCGGGCCCGCGGAGTGCCGGTGAGCGTGGACCCGGCCTCGGCGGGTTTCCTGGTCGCGCTGGGTCCGCAGCGCTTCCTCGATGCCGTGGCGGGCGTCGGCGTACTGCTGCCCAACGAGGACGAGGCACGGCTGCTGGCCGGGCTGCCCGCGGCGGCGGGAGCGGCCCGGGCGGCGGCGGAGCTGAGCCGGCGGGTGCCGCTGGTGGTGGTCACCCGCGGCGCGGCGGGGGCGCTGGTGGCGGAGGCGGGCCGGGTGACCGCGGAGGTGTCGGCGGAGTCGGCGCAGGCCGTGGACTCGACGGGGGCCGGAGACGCGTTCACCGGCGGGTTCCTGGCGGCCCGGCTCGCGGGCGCGGCCCCGGTGGACGCGGCCCGGGCGGGCTGCCGGGCGGCCGCGCAGGCGGTGACCCGGCTGGGCGGGCGCCCGTAG
- a CDS encoding pseudouridine-5'-phosphate glycosidase codes for MHTSPEVPVLSEEVREALDRGRPVVALESTIIAHGLPRPRNLAVGTELEALVRAEGAVPATIAVVDGVAYAGLDKAQLERIAGGEGVRKLGQRDLAPALAAGATGATTVSATAFLAARAGLRVFATGGLGGVHREYAQTQDESADLQLLARTRITVVCAGVKSILDVPATLQRLETLGVGVLGYGTERFPGFYLASSGEPVDWTVHRPQEVAAVMAAQDALGGPESALLVANPVAEADQLDPDLHDRVLAEALEECHERGITGQAVTPFLLGFLVRATGGASLEANLAAVRGNVALGARIAGAWAARA; via the coding sequence ATGCACACATCACCCGAGGTCCCCGTCCTGTCCGAAGAGGTCCGCGAGGCACTCGACCGGGGCCGTCCCGTCGTGGCTCTGGAGTCGACGATCATCGCGCACGGCCTGCCCCGCCCGCGCAATCTGGCCGTGGGCACCGAACTGGAGGCGCTGGTGCGCGCCGAGGGGGCGGTTCCGGCCACGATCGCGGTCGTCGACGGGGTGGCGTACGCGGGCCTGGACAAGGCGCAGCTGGAGCGGATCGCCGGCGGCGAGGGCGTGCGCAAGCTCGGCCAGCGGGATCTGGCTCCCGCGCTCGCGGCCGGCGCGACCGGCGCGACGACGGTGTCCGCGACGGCGTTCCTGGCCGCGCGGGCCGGGTTGCGGGTCTTCGCCACGGGCGGGCTGGGCGGCGTGCACCGCGAGTACGCGCAGACCCAGGACGAGTCGGCGGATCTGCAGTTGCTGGCGCGGACGCGGATCACGGTCGTGTGCGCGGGGGTGAAGTCGATCCTGGACGTGCCGGCCACGCTGCAGAGGCTGGAGACGCTGGGGGTCGGGGTACTGGGGTACGGGACGGAACGTTTCCCCGGCTTCTACCTGGCCAGTTCCGGCGAGCCGGTGGACTGGACCGTCCACCGGCCGCAGGAGGTGGCCGCGGTGATGGCCGCTCAGGACGCCCTCGGCGGACCGGAATCGGCACTGCTGGTGGCGAATCCGGTGGCGGAGGCGGATCAGTTGGATCCGGACCTGCACGACCGGGTGCTGGCCGAGGCCCTCGAGGAGTGCCACGAGCGGGGGATCACGGGGCAGGCGGTGACCCCGTTCCTGCTGGGGTTCCTGGTACGGGCCACGGGCGGGGCCTCGCTGGAGGCCAACCTGGCGGCGGTACGGGGCAACGTGGCGCTCGGAGCCAGGATCGCGGGGGCCTGGGCGGCGCGCGCGTGA